From Bacillus oleivorans, the proteins below share one genomic window:
- a CDS encoding glycoside hydrolase family 31 protein, translating into MLEDTSFAIHPGGQQKLTSSGYKPVGPLQSYQLAGNVFRGKTDRGELAIVFYRDDIVRIEMNPFGEAQLLHSPAIAAEANQVLYRPEDTGETITLSSQKLSVSIQKQPLLITVMDQNGRILVQETKKGMAYKETKEVICYKNMKEDEHFYGFGEKTGFLDKRGEKMVMWNSDVYAPHNPETDSLYESIPFFTTLSKAGAHGIFFDNTFKTTFDLRSEEDSYSFASEGGAINYYVFAGPTLKQVLEQYTHLTGKSPIPPKWALGYHQSRYSYETEQEVRELVKMFKEKNIPLDVVHLDIHYMDGYRVFTFDPNRFPNPKQLIQDLKAEGIHVVPIVDPGVKEDPEYHIYQQGVREDLFCKYIEGSIYFGEVWPGNSAFPDFTSEKARKWWGDNHQFYSDLGIEGIWNDMNEPAVFNETKTMDLKVMHENDGDPKTHRELHNVYGLLMGKATYEGLKTKLNGKRPFLLTRAGYSGVQRYAAVWTGDNRSFWEHLQMSLPMVMNLGMSGIPFAGPDVGGFAYDSNGELLTRWTQVGALTPFFRNHSAIGFLRQEPWSFGKKYEEVIRKYIQLRYQWLPQLYTLFKEAHDTGVPIMRPLVLEYPEDENTYNLYDQFMIGDNVVVAPILKPSDEYRVVYLPKGDWYDYWTGEKLAGGTRHLIQVPLDTLPIYVLAGTAIAHGPVRMSTEEKETERTVHIYYQAESEYTFKMYEDDGSTFDYENGSFIDYSFTIEQDETSVNISAQKQGNYQPDWERFELKFHGLPENIRVSINGEVLQARKHGLYQINL; encoded by the coding sequence ATGTTAGAGGATACAAGCTTCGCTATACATCCCGGCGGTCAACAGAAATTAACCAGCAGCGGATATAAACCGGTTGGGCCATTGCAATCTTATCAGCTCGCTGGAAATGTGTTTCGAGGGAAAACCGATCGGGGAGAGCTTGCCATCGTTTTTTATCGGGATGACATTGTCCGGATTGAAATGAACCCATTTGGAGAGGCGCAGCTGCTACACAGTCCTGCCATTGCAGCAGAGGCTAATCAAGTCTTATATAGACCTGAAGATACAGGAGAAACCATAACGCTTTCTTCACAGAAACTATCCGTATCGATTCAAAAACAGCCGCTATTGATTACAGTGATGGATCAAAACGGCAGAATTCTTGTGCAAGAAACAAAAAAAGGAATGGCCTATAAAGAAACAAAGGAAGTTATCTGCTACAAGAATATGAAAGAAGACGAGCACTTTTACGGATTCGGGGAGAAGACAGGTTTCTTAGATAAACGCGGGGAAAAAATGGTGATGTGGAATAGTGATGTGTATGCACCGCATAACCCGGAAACTGATTCTCTATATGAATCCATTCCATTTTTTACTACTTTATCTAAAGCAGGAGCACATGGAATTTTTTTTGATAATACGTTTAAAACAACCTTTGATCTTCGTTCTGAAGAAGACAGTTATTCGTTTGCGAGTGAAGGGGGGGCCATTAACTATTATGTTTTTGCAGGACCGACCCTTAAGCAAGTACTGGAACAGTATACCCATCTAACGGGAAAAAGCCCGATTCCCCCTAAGTGGGCACTTGGGTATCATCAATCCCGTTACAGCTATGAAACCGAACAAGAGGTTCGTGAGCTGGTGAAGATGTTCAAAGAGAAGAATATTCCGCTTGATGTTGTGCATTTAGATATTCATTATATGGATGGATACCGGGTATTTACCTTTGATCCAAATCGATTCCCGAATCCGAAGCAATTGATTCAAGATTTAAAAGCAGAAGGAATTCATGTTGTACCGATTGTGGACCCGGGTGTAAAAGAAGATCCGGAATATCACATTTATCAGCAAGGCGTAAGAGAAGATCTCTTTTGTAAATATATTGAAGGATCCATCTATTTTGGTGAAGTATGGCCAGGAAACAGCGCTTTTCCTGATTTTACCAGTGAAAAAGCACGTAAATGGTGGGGCGATAACCATCAATTTTACAGTGATTTAGGGATTGAAGGTATTTGGAATGACATGAATGAACCAGCTGTCTTTAACGAAACAAAGACTATGGATTTAAAGGTTATGCATGAAAATGATGGAGATCCAAAGACCCACCGTGAGCTCCATAATGTCTATGGATTATTAATGGGAAAAGCAACGTATGAAGGACTAAAAACAAAATTAAATGGGAAGCGGCCATTTCTGCTTACAAGAGCAGGTTATTCAGGCGTACAGCGCTATGCAGCCGTTTGGACAGGTGATAACCGAAGCTTCTGGGAGCATTTACAAATGTCACTGCCAATGGTTATGAATTTAGGAATGTCCGGTATTCCTTTTGCCGGGCCAGATGTCGGCGGCTTTGCCTACGATTCAAATGGAGAATTATTGACGAGATGGACACAGGTAGGTGCGTTAACGCCATTTTTCAGAAATCATAGTGCGATTGGATTCCTGCGCCAAGAGCCATGGTCATTTGGCAAGAAGTATGAAGAAGTCATTCGCAAGTATATTCAGCTTCGTTATCAGTGGCTTCCTCAGCTTTACACATTATTTAAAGAAGCCCATGACACAGGTGTTCCAATCATGAGACCGCTTGTGTTGGAATATCCTGAAGATGAAAATACCTATAATCTCTATGATCAATTTATGATTGGTGATAATGTCGTGGTCGCACCGATTCTGAAACCATCGGATGAATACCGTGTCGTGTATTTGCCAAAAGGGGATTGGTACGATTATTGGACTGGTGAAAAATTAGCTGGCGGAACAAGACATTTAATTCAAGTACCACTTGATACTTTACCGATTTATGTATTAGCTGGCACAGCTATTGCACATGGACCGGTACGGATGTCGACTGAAGAGAAAGAAACGGAGAGAACCGTCCACATCTATTATCAGGCGGAAAGTGAATATACATTTAAAATGTATGAAGATGATGGTTCCACCTTTGATTATGAAAATGGAAGTTTCATAGATTATTCGTTTACTATTGAGCAAGATGAAACTTCAGTAAATATTTCTGCTCAAAAACAGGGCAATTATCAGCCAGACTGGGAAAGATTCGAACTAAAGTTTCACGGATTGCCAGAAAACATTCGGGTTTCCATCAACGGCGAAGTTCTTCAAGCAAGAAAACATGGTTTGTATCAGATTAACCTGTAA
- a CDS encoding LacI family DNA-binding transcriptional regulator — protein MTATIKDVAKLAGVSPSTVSRVIANSSRISEKTKKKVRDAMKQLGYHPNMIARSLASQTTQTIGLVAASSNDLVFQNPFFPTVLRGISEGAHEKQYSLHMTTGKTEREIYEDVVKMVQGRRVDGLILLYSKVEDPVLGYLMERNFPFVVIGKPFKHVEEITHVDNDNFRAAKDVTKHLVDLGHERIAFVGGNLNFVVTVDRVLGYEKALRDVGIEMRNEYVVHEEFVREGGQEAMKELLSLDEPPTALVVADDLMALGVLNTLNEIGMRVPEDISVVSFNNVMLAEMSRPPLTSVDINIFDLGFESARNLIQMIENPKEPVKRIIIPHNLVKRDSCGPLEFSNPNQMVQF, from the coding sequence GTGACTGCTACCATAAAAGACGTTGCCAAGCTTGCGGGTGTATCCCCATCAACGGTTTCCCGAGTTATTGCCAATAGCTCGCGGATTAGCGAAAAAACAAAAAAGAAAGTTAGGGACGCCATGAAACAGCTTGGCTATCACCCCAACATGATTGCTAGAAGCTTAGCAAGTCAAACAACGCAAACGATCGGGTTAGTGGCGGCCAGCTCAAATGACCTTGTGTTTCAAAATCCATTCTTTCCTACTGTATTAAGAGGAATCAGTGAAGGGGCCCATGAAAAACAATATAGTCTCCATATGACAACCGGAAAAACAGAAAGAGAAATTTATGAAGATGTTGTCAAAATGGTACAAGGGCGACGTGTAGATGGGTTGATTCTTCTATATTCAAAGGTAGAAGATCCAGTATTAGGTTATTTAATGGAAAGGAATTTTCCGTTTGTCGTCATCGGAAAACCGTTTAAACATGTGGAAGAAATCACCCATGTGGACAATGACAATTTTCGGGCAGCTAAGGATGTTACGAAACATCTTGTCGATTTAGGCCACGAACGAATTGCCTTTGTTGGAGGGAACTTAAACTTTGTCGTGACGGTTGACCGTGTCTTAGGATATGAAAAAGCTTTGCGTGATGTCGGTATTGAAATGCGTAATGAGTATGTTGTGCATGAGGAATTTGTAAGGGAAGGCGGACAAGAGGCGATGAAGGAGCTTCTTTCTCTCGACGAGCCTCCGACAGCCCTCGTTGTTGCAGATGATCTGATGGCATTGGGTGTCCTTAATACTTTAAATGAAATCGGAATGCGCGTTCCTGAGGACATATCTGTCGTAAGCTTTAATAATGTTATGCTCGCTGAAATGTCCAGACCGCCTTTAACATCCGTTGATATAAATATCTTTGATTTAGGTTTTGAATCAGCCCGAAATTTAATTCAAATGATTGAAAATCCGAAAGAACCAGTCAAGCGGATTATCATCCCGCATAATTTAGTTAAACGGGACTCCTGCGGACCGCTCGAATTTTCCAATCCGAATCAGATGGTACAATTTTAA